The proteins below come from a single Panicum hallii strain FIL2 chromosome 7, PHallii_v3.1, whole genome shotgun sequence genomic window:
- the LOC112899584 gene encoding uncharacterized protein LOC112899584 isoform X1, which produces MSAPSAPPRTVICVGDVHGYITKLESLWSNLQSALPADAFATALVIFLGDYNDRGPHTRRVLDFLLSLPQRHPAQRHVFLCGNHDLAFAAFVGVLPPPPDGSPFSATWDEYLHNEEHEGWFRGPGYEGMHVQGRRWGGVIKERWNPKKGLPYRGSIYDAQPTFESYGVAHGSPDLAKAVPEEHKRFLRDMVWIHEEENVPIDTDEGQVICNLIAVHAGLEKSIDLNEQLRVLRTRDTRVPKVPMLSGRQDVWNTPKNAFCCIMHFSTVARMDLTGKHTIVVSGHHGQLHMDGLRFIIDEGGGYEDKPIAAIIFPSKTLIRSTEGTTSQG; this is translated from the exons ATGTCTGCTCCCTCGGCCCCGCCCCGCACGGTGATCTGCGTGGGCGACGTCCACGGCTACATCACAAAGCTGGAGAGCCTCTGGTCCAACCTCCAATCCGCGCTCCCCGCCGACGCCTTCGCCACCGCGCTGGTGATCTTCCTCGGCGACTACAACGACCGCGGTCCGCACACCCGCAGGGTCCTCGACTTCCTCCTCTCGCTCCCGCAGCGCCACCCCGCGCAGCGCCACGTCTTCCTCTGCGGCAACCACGACCTCGCCTTCGCCGCGTTCGTCGGGGtcctgccgccgcctcccgACGGCTCCCCCTTCTCGGCCACCTGGGACGAGTACCTCCACAACGAGGAGCACGAGGGGTGGTTCCGCGGGCCGGGCTACGAGGGCATGCACGTGCAGGGGAGGCGGTGGGGCGGGGTCATCAAGGAGAGGTGGAACCCGAAGAAGGGGCTCCCGTACAGGGGCTCCATCTACGACGCGCAGCCCACCTTCGAGTCCTACGGCGTCGCCCATGGTTCCCCTG ATCTTGCAAAGGCTGTGCCAGAGGAGCATAAGAGGTTTCTGCGTGACATGGTTTGGATCCATGAAGAG GAAAATGTGCCCATTGATACGGATGAAGGCCAAGTCATTTGCAATCTAATTGCAGTTCATGCTGGCCTAGAGAAGTCCATAGATTTGAATGAGCAGCTTAGAGTCCTAAGAACTAGAGACACAAGGGTGCCAAAGGTTCCAATGCTTAGCGGGAGGCAGGATGTTTGGAACACACCAAAG AATGCTTTTTGCTGTATCATGCATTTCAGCACAGTGGCCCGCATG GATCTGACTGGCAAGCATACCATCGTTGTCAGCGGTCACCATGGGCAGCTCCACATGGACGGCCTCCGATTCATCATCGATGAAGGCGGTGGGTATGAAGACAAACCTATAGCTGCTATCATTTTTCCCTCGAAGACATTGATCAGAAGCACGGAGGGAACCACATCACAGGGTTGA
- the LOC112899582 gene encoding neutral/alkaline invertase 3, chloroplastic-like isoform X2 → MRSTGGASTAAPPSRTRRPRRGCGVPPRPWRTRGGSSSGSRSCTTAAAPWGRSPRATRTTPRRSTTTRCSSGTSCPRASRSCSRGSTASSAISSSTRCSSSDDLQSWEKTMDCHSPGQGLMPASFKVRVIPLDGDDDVTEEVLDPDFGEAAIGRVAPVDSGLWWIILLRAYGKCSGDLSVQERIDVQTGIKMILKLCLTDGFDMFPTLLVTDGSCMIDRRMGIHGHPLEIQALFYSSLLCAREMLTPEDGSDDLIRALNNRLIALSFHIREYYWLDKRKLNEIYRYKTEEYSYDAVNKFNIYPDQIPSWLVEWIPPKGGYFIGNLQPAHMDFRFFSLGNLWSIVSSLATGHQSHAILDLIEAKWSDLVAEMPMKICYPALEDEEWKFITGSDPKNTPWSYHNGGSWPTLLWQLTVACIKMNRPEIAERAVEVSERRIARDKWPEYYDTKRARFIGKQSRLFQTWSIAGFLVAKLLLETPDKSRILCNNEDEEILNALSLMADGSSPRRRRRKQAPKNYIV, encoded by the exons ATGCGGTCGACGGGAGGAGCGTCAACGGCGGCGCCGCCAAGCCGCACCCGCAGGCCGCGCCGCGGATGCGGCGTGCCGCCGCGGCCGTGGAGGACCAGGGGTGGGAGCTCCTCCGGGAGTCGGTCGTGCACTACTGCGGCAGCCCCGTGGGGACGATCGCCGCGTGCGACCCGGACGACCCCACGCCGCTCAACTACGACCAGGTGTTCATCAGGGACTTCGTGCCCTCGGGCATCGCGTTCCTGCTCAAGGGGGAGTACGGCATCGTCCGCAATTTCATCCTCCACACGCTGCAGCTCCAG TGATGATCTCCAGAGCTGGGAGAAAACAATGGACTGCCATAGTCCAGGTCAAGGCCTCATGCCAGCTAGCTTCAAGGTACGTGTCATTCCCcttgatggtgatgatgatgtcaCTGAGGAAGTCTTGGACCCTGATTTTGGTGAGGCTGCAATAGGCCGTGTGGCACCAGTTGATTCAG GGTTATGGTGGATCATATTGTTGAGGGCATATGGAAAGTGTTCAGGGGATCTTTCAGTTCAGGAGAGAATCGATGTGCAGACTGGAATAAAGATGATCTTGAAGCTTTGTTTAACTGATGGTTTTGATATGTTTCCCACATTGCTGGTCACTGATGGCTCTTGCATGATAGATCGTCGAATGGGAATACATGGGCACCCTTTGGAAATTCAG GCACTGTTCTACTCTTCTCTCTTGTGTGCACGTGAGATGCTTACCCCTGAAGACGGATCAGATGATCTAATTCGTGCCTTGAATAACAGGCTTATTGCACTTTCTTTTCATATCAGAGAGTATTATTGGCTTGACAAGAGAAAGCTGAATGAGATATATCGATACAAAACAGAGGAATACTCTTATGATGCTGTAAACAAGTTTAACATATACCCTGATCAGATCCCTTCCTGGTTAGTTGAATGGATTCCGCCTAAAGGAGGTTACTTCATCGGAAACCTGCAGCCAGCTCACATGGATTTCCGATTCTTTTCCCTAGGGAACTTGTGGTCAATAGTAAGCAGCTTAGCAACAGGACATCAGTCCCATGCTATTTTGGATCTGATTGAAGCCAAATGGTCTGATTTGGTGGCAGAGATGCCAATGAAGATATGTTATCCTGCCCTTGAGGATGAAGAGTGGAAATTCATAACTGGGAGTGACCCCAAAAACAC ACCTTGGTCTTACCATAATGGAGGTTCCTGGCCAACACTGTTGTGGCAG CTCACGGTGGCATGCATCAAGATGAACAGACCGGAGATTGCAGAAAGAGCCGTGGAGGTATCCGAGAGGCGTATTGCCAGAGACAAGTGGCCTGAATACTACGACACCAAGCGAGCGCGGTTCATCGGAAAACAGTCTCGCCTCTTCCAGACCTGGTCCATCGCCGGGTTCCTCGTGGCAAAGCTGCTGCTAGAGACACCTGATAAATCCAGAATACTTTGCAACAACGAGGACGAGGAGATTCTTAACGCCCTGAGTCTCATGGCAGATGGATCCAGTCCGAGAAGAAGGCGTAGGAAGCAAGCGCCAAAGAACTATATTGTCTAG
- the LOC112899582 gene encoding neutral/alkaline invertase 3, chloroplastic-like isoform X1, giving the protein MDMGIARVAAPLHLACSARPTGGSLGVGAARSRTGRQSGWGRRCGPSRPPNSVPDPRARHHDPGLEIGDAVDGRSVNGGAAKPHPQAAPRMRRAAAAVEDQGWELLRESVVHYCGSPVGTIAACDPDDPTPLNYDQVFIRDFVPSGIAFLLKGEYGIVRNFILHTLQLQSWEKTMDCHSPGQGLMPASFKVRVIPLDGDDDVTEEVLDPDFGEAAIGRVAPVDSGLWWIILLRAYGKCSGDLSVQERIDVQTGIKMILKLCLTDGFDMFPTLLVTDGSCMIDRRMGIHGHPLEIQALFYSSLLCAREMLTPEDGSDDLIRALNNRLIALSFHIREYYWLDKRKLNEIYRYKTEEYSYDAVNKFNIYPDQIPSWLVEWIPPKGGYFIGNLQPAHMDFRFFSLGNLWSIVSSLATGHQSHAILDLIEAKWSDLVAEMPMKICYPALEDEEWKFITGSDPKNTPWSYHNGGSWPTLLWQLTVACIKMNRPEIAERAVEVSERRIARDKWPEYYDTKRARFIGKQSRLFQTWSIAGFLVAKLLLETPDKSRILCNNEDEEILNALSLMADGSSPRRRRRKQAPKNYIV; this is encoded by the exons ATGGACATGGGGATCGCGCGGGTGGCGGCCCCGCTGCACCTCGCGTGCTCCGCGCGGCCCACCGGCGGGTCGCTCGGAGTTGGAGCCGCGCGTTCAAGGACGGGCAGGCAGAGCGGGTGGGGACGAAGGTGTGGACCCTCGCGGCCGCCCAACTCCGTGCCGGACCCGAGAGCGCGCCACCACGACCCGGGCCTCGAGATCGGCGATGCGGTCGACGGGAGGAGCGTCAACGGCGGCGCCGCCAAGCCGCACCCGCAGGCCGCGCCGCGGATGCGGCGTGCCGCCGCGGCCGTGGAGGACCAGGGGTGGGAGCTCCTCCGGGAGTCGGTCGTGCACTACTGCGGCAGCCCCGTGGGGACGATCGCCGCGTGCGACCCGGACGACCCCACGCCGCTCAACTACGACCAGGTGTTCATCAGGGACTTCGTGCCCTCGGGCATCGCGTTCCTGCTCAAGGGGGAGTACGGCATCGTCCGCAATTTCATCCTCCACACGCTGCAGCTCCAG AGCTGGGAGAAAACAATGGACTGCCATAGTCCAGGTCAAGGCCTCATGCCAGCTAGCTTCAAGGTACGTGTCATTCCCcttgatggtgatgatgatgtcaCTGAGGAAGTCTTGGACCCTGATTTTGGTGAGGCTGCAATAGGCCGTGTGGCACCAGTTGATTCAG GGTTATGGTGGATCATATTGTTGAGGGCATATGGAAAGTGTTCAGGGGATCTTTCAGTTCAGGAGAGAATCGATGTGCAGACTGGAATAAAGATGATCTTGAAGCTTTGTTTAACTGATGGTTTTGATATGTTTCCCACATTGCTGGTCACTGATGGCTCTTGCATGATAGATCGTCGAATGGGAATACATGGGCACCCTTTGGAAATTCAG GCACTGTTCTACTCTTCTCTCTTGTGTGCACGTGAGATGCTTACCCCTGAAGACGGATCAGATGATCTAATTCGTGCCTTGAATAACAGGCTTATTGCACTTTCTTTTCATATCAGAGAGTATTATTGGCTTGACAAGAGAAAGCTGAATGAGATATATCGATACAAAACAGAGGAATACTCTTATGATGCTGTAAACAAGTTTAACATATACCCTGATCAGATCCCTTCCTGGTTAGTTGAATGGATTCCGCCTAAAGGAGGTTACTTCATCGGAAACCTGCAGCCAGCTCACATGGATTTCCGATTCTTTTCCCTAGGGAACTTGTGGTCAATAGTAAGCAGCTTAGCAACAGGACATCAGTCCCATGCTATTTTGGATCTGATTGAAGCCAAATGGTCTGATTTGGTGGCAGAGATGCCAATGAAGATATGTTATCCTGCCCTTGAGGATGAAGAGTGGAAATTCATAACTGGGAGTGACCCCAAAAACAC ACCTTGGTCTTACCATAATGGAGGTTCCTGGCCAACACTGTTGTGGCAG CTCACGGTGGCATGCATCAAGATGAACAGACCGGAGATTGCAGAAAGAGCCGTGGAGGTATCCGAGAGGCGTATTGCCAGAGACAAGTGGCCTGAATACTACGACACCAAGCGAGCGCGGTTCATCGGAAAACAGTCTCGCCTCTTCCAGACCTGGTCCATCGCCGGGTTCCTCGTGGCAAAGCTGCTGCTAGAGACACCTGATAAATCCAGAATACTTTGCAACAACGAGGACGAGGAGATTCTTAACGCCCTGAGTCTCATGGCAGATGGATCCAGTCCGAGAAGAAGGCGTAGGAAGCAAGCGCCAAAGAACTATATTGTCTAG
- the LOC112899583 gene encoding histone deacetylase 9 isoform X1, translating to MLEKDRISYFYDGDVGNVYFGPNHPMKPHRLCMTHHLVLSYGLHKKMEIYRPHKAYPIELAQFHSADYVEFLHRITPDTQHLYASELTRFNLGEDCPVFDNLFEFCQIYAGGTLDAARRLNHKSCDIAINWAGGLHHAKKCEASGFCYINDLVLGILELLKYHARVLYIDIDVHHGDGVEEAFYFTDRVMTVSFHKYGDLFFPGTGDIKDIGEREGKYYAINIPLKDGIDDASFTRLFKTIIAKVVETYLPGAIVLQCGADSLARDRLGCFNLSIEGHAECVKFVKKFNIPLLVTGGGGYTKENVARCWAVETGVLLDTELPNEIPNNDYIEYFAPDYTLKVANLNMDNLNSKTYLSSIKVQVMESLRSIQHAPGVQMQEVPPDFYIPDFDEDELDPDERVDQHTQDKQIHRDDEYYEGDNDNDHDNGTR from the exons ATGCTGGAGAAAGACCGGATATCCTACTTCTACGACG GAGATGTGGGCAATGTCTACTTTGGGCCAAATCACCCCATGAAGCCACATCGTCTTTGTATGACGCATCACCTTGTTCTTTCATATGGACTTCATAAAAAGATGGAGATATAT AGACCACACAAAGCATATCCAATAGAGCTTGCCCAGTTCCATTCTGCTGATTATGTGGAATTCTTGCACCGGATAACTCCTGACACTCAACACCTGTATGCAAGTGAATTAACTAGAT tcaatcttggagaagacTGCCCAGTCTTTGATAATTTGTTTGAGTTCTGCCAAATCTATGCTGGAGGAACTTTAG ATGCTGCTCGCAGATTAAATCATAAATCATGTGACATTGCCATTAATTGGGCCGGTGGGCTGCATCATGCAAAAAAGTGTGAGGCATCAGGCTTCTGCTACATTAACGATCTAGTTTTGGGAATTCTGGAGCTTCTCAAGTACCATGCCAGGGTTCTATATATTGACATTGATGTCCATCATGGAGATGGAGTTGAAGAAGCTTTTTATTTCACAGACAG GGTAATGACTGTGAGTTTCCATAAGTATGGTGACCTGTTCTTTCCTGGCACGGGTGATATTAAG GATATAGGAGAAAGGGAAGGAAAATATTATGCCATCAACATTCCACTTAAAGATGGGATAGATGATGCCAGCTTTACTCGTCTTTTTAAAACG ATTATTGCCAAGGTTGTTGAGACATATCTGCCTGGTGCTATTGTTCTTCAATGTGGGGCTGATTCATTGGCAAGGGACCGGCTGGGCTGCTTCAATCTCTCCATTGAAG GCCATGCTGAATGTGTAAAGTTTGTTAAGAAATTCAATATTCCCCTTCTG GTAACAGGAGGTGGTGGATACACCAAGGAGAACGTAGCACGGTGTTGGGCTGTTGAAACTGGGGTCCTTTTAGACACAGAACTCCCAAATG AGATCCCAAACAATGACTACATTGAGTACTTTGCTCCAGATTATACACTGAAAGTTGCAAATTTGAACATG GACAATTTGAATAGTAAGACCTATCTCAGTTCAATCAAAGTGCAAGTCATGGAGAGTTTGCGGTCCATACAGCACGCTCCTGGTGTTCAGATGCAAGAG GTTCCACCTGATTTTTATATCCCTGATTTTGATGAAGATGAGCTGGATCCTGATGAACGTGTTGATC AGCATACCCAAGACAAGCAGATTCACCGTGATGATGAGTACTACGAAGGCGACAACGACAACGATCATGACAATGGCACTCGCTGA
- the LOC112899584 gene encoding uncharacterized protein LOC112899584 isoform X3 produces MSAPSAPPRTVICVGDVHGYITKLESLWSNLQSALPADAFATALVIFLGDYNDRGPHTRRVLDFLLSLPQRHPAQRHVFLCGNHDLAFAAFVGVLPPPPDGSPFSATWDEYLHNEEHEGWFRGPGYEGMHVQGRRWGGVIKERWNPKKGLPYRGSIYDAQPTFESYGVAHGSPDLAKAVPEEHKRFLRDMVWIHEEENVPIDTDEGQVICNLIAVHAGLEKSIDLNEQLRVLRTRDTRVPKVPMLSGRQDVWNTPKDYFDFH; encoded by the exons ATGTCTGCTCCCTCGGCCCCGCCCCGCACGGTGATCTGCGTGGGCGACGTCCACGGCTACATCACAAAGCTGGAGAGCCTCTGGTCCAACCTCCAATCCGCGCTCCCCGCCGACGCCTTCGCCACCGCGCTGGTGATCTTCCTCGGCGACTACAACGACCGCGGTCCGCACACCCGCAGGGTCCTCGACTTCCTCCTCTCGCTCCCGCAGCGCCACCCCGCGCAGCGCCACGTCTTCCTCTGCGGCAACCACGACCTCGCCTTCGCCGCGTTCGTCGGGGtcctgccgccgcctcccgACGGCTCCCCCTTCTCGGCCACCTGGGACGAGTACCTCCACAACGAGGAGCACGAGGGGTGGTTCCGCGGGCCGGGCTACGAGGGCATGCACGTGCAGGGGAGGCGGTGGGGCGGGGTCATCAAGGAGAGGTGGAACCCGAAGAAGGGGCTCCCGTACAGGGGCTCCATCTACGACGCGCAGCCCACCTTCGAGTCCTACGGCGTCGCCCATGGTTCCCCTG ATCTTGCAAAGGCTGTGCCAGAGGAGCATAAGAGGTTTCTGCGTGACATGGTTTGGATCCATGAAGAG GAAAATGTGCCCATTGATACGGATGAAGGCCAAGTCATTTGCAATCTAATTGCAGTTCATGCTGGCCTAGAGAAGTCCATAGATTTGAATGAGCAGCTTAGAGTCCTAAGAACTAGAGACACAAGGGTGCCAAAGGTTCCAATGCTTAGCGGGAGGCAGGATGTTTGGAACACACCAAAG GactattttgattttcactgA
- the LOC112899583 gene encoding histone deacetylase 9 isoform X2: protein MYGCQGFSLLQTTLPDFANFTMKYMPFNLGEDCPVFDNLFEFCQIYAGGTLDAARRLNHKSCDIAINWAGGLHHAKKCEASGFCYINDLVLGILELLKYHARVLYIDIDVHHGDGVEEAFYFTDRVMTVSFHKYGDLFFPGTGDIKDIGEREGKYYAINIPLKDGIDDASFTRLFKTIIAKVVETYLPGAIVLQCGADSLARDRLGCFNLSIEGHAECVKFVKKFNIPLLVTGGGGYTKENVARCWAVETGVLLDTELPNEIPNNDYIEYFAPDYTLKVANLNMDNLNSKTYLSSIKVQVMESLRSIQHAPGVQMQEVPPDFYIPDFDEDELDPDERVDQHTQDKQIHRDDEYYEGDNDNDHDNGTR from the exons ATGTATGGATGCCAGGGGTTTTCTCTTCTTCAAACTACTCTACCAGACTTCGCTAATTTCACAATGAAATACATGCCAT tcaatcttggagaagacTGCCCAGTCTTTGATAATTTGTTTGAGTTCTGCCAAATCTATGCTGGAGGAACTTTAG ATGCTGCTCGCAGATTAAATCATAAATCATGTGACATTGCCATTAATTGGGCCGGTGGGCTGCATCATGCAAAAAAGTGTGAGGCATCAGGCTTCTGCTACATTAACGATCTAGTTTTGGGAATTCTGGAGCTTCTCAAGTACCATGCCAGGGTTCTATATATTGACATTGATGTCCATCATGGAGATGGAGTTGAAGAAGCTTTTTATTTCACAGACAG GGTAATGACTGTGAGTTTCCATAAGTATGGTGACCTGTTCTTTCCTGGCACGGGTGATATTAAG GATATAGGAGAAAGGGAAGGAAAATATTATGCCATCAACATTCCACTTAAAGATGGGATAGATGATGCCAGCTTTACTCGTCTTTTTAAAACG ATTATTGCCAAGGTTGTTGAGACATATCTGCCTGGTGCTATTGTTCTTCAATGTGGGGCTGATTCATTGGCAAGGGACCGGCTGGGCTGCTTCAATCTCTCCATTGAAG GCCATGCTGAATGTGTAAAGTTTGTTAAGAAATTCAATATTCCCCTTCTG GTAACAGGAGGTGGTGGATACACCAAGGAGAACGTAGCACGGTGTTGGGCTGTTGAAACTGGGGTCCTTTTAGACACAGAACTCCCAAATG AGATCCCAAACAATGACTACATTGAGTACTTTGCTCCAGATTATACACTGAAAGTTGCAAATTTGAACATG GACAATTTGAATAGTAAGACCTATCTCAGTTCAATCAAAGTGCAAGTCATGGAGAGTTTGCGGTCCATACAGCACGCTCCTGGTGTTCAGATGCAAGAG GTTCCACCTGATTTTTATATCCCTGATTTTGATGAAGATGAGCTGGATCCTGATGAACGTGTTGATC AGCATACCCAAGACAAGCAGATTCACCGTGATGATGAGTACTACGAAGGCGACAACGACAACGATCATGACAATGGCACTCGCTGA
- the LOC112899584 gene encoding uncharacterized protein LOC112899584 isoform X2, with protein MSAPSAPPRTVICVGDVHGYITKLESLWSNLQSALPADAFATALVIFLGDYNDRGPHTRRVLDFLLSLPQRHPAQRHVFLCGNHDLAFAAFVGVLPPPPDGSPFSATWDEYLHNEEHEGWFRGPGYEGMHVQGRRWGGVIKERWNPKKGLPYRGSIYDAQPTFESYGVAHGSPDLAKAVPEEHKRFLRDMVWIHEEENVPIDTDEGQVICNLIAVHAGLEKSIDLNEQLRVLRTRDTRVPKVPMLSGRQDVWNTPKDLTGKHTIVVSGHHGQLHMDGLRFIIDEGGGYEDKPIAAIIFPSKTLIRSTEGTTSQG; from the exons ATGTCTGCTCCCTCGGCCCCGCCCCGCACGGTGATCTGCGTGGGCGACGTCCACGGCTACATCACAAAGCTGGAGAGCCTCTGGTCCAACCTCCAATCCGCGCTCCCCGCCGACGCCTTCGCCACCGCGCTGGTGATCTTCCTCGGCGACTACAACGACCGCGGTCCGCACACCCGCAGGGTCCTCGACTTCCTCCTCTCGCTCCCGCAGCGCCACCCCGCGCAGCGCCACGTCTTCCTCTGCGGCAACCACGACCTCGCCTTCGCCGCGTTCGTCGGGGtcctgccgccgcctcccgACGGCTCCCCCTTCTCGGCCACCTGGGACGAGTACCTCCACAACGAGGAGCACGAGGGGTGGTTCCGCGGGCCGGGCTACGAGGGCATGCACGTGCAGGGGAGGCGGTGGGGCGGGGTCATCAAGGAGAGGTGGAACCCGAAGAAGGGGCTCCCGTACAGGGGCTCCATCTACGACGCGCAGCCCACCTTCGAGTCCTACGGCGTCGCCCATGGTTCCCCTG ATCTTGCAAAGGCTGTGCCAGAGGAGCATAAGAGGTTTCTGCGTGACATGGTTTGGATCCATGAAGAG GAAAATGTGCCCATTGATACGGATGAAGGCCAAGTCATTTGCAATCTAATTGCAGTTCATGCTGGCCTAGAGAAGTCCATAGATTTGAATGAGCAGCTTAGAGTCCTAAGAACTAGAGACACAAGGGTGCCAAAGGTTCCAATGCTTAGCGGGAGGCAGGATGTTTGGAACACACCAAAG GATCTGACTGGCAAGCATACCATCGTTGTCAGCGGTCACCATGGGCAGCTCCACATGGACGGCCTCCGATTCATCATCGATGAAGGCGGTGGGTATGAAGACAAACCTATAGCTGCTATCATTTTTCCCTCGAAGACATTGATCAGAAGCACGGAGGGAACCACATCACAGGGTTGA